The following proteins are encoded in a genomic region of Hymenobacter siberiensis:
- a CDS encoding SDR family oxidoreductase encodes MYENPFHEQPLDKLTFLVTGGAGFIGSNIVEYLLKYGVKKVRTLDNYSNGFHKNLALFSDDNRLEIIEGDIRDAATCAAACAGVDVVLHEAALGSVPRSIKDPVLTNDVNVGGFVQMLTAAKDAGVKRFVYAASSSTYGDHPGLPKVEDRIGKPLSPYAVTKYANELYADVFAKTYGMEIVGLRYFNIFGPRQDPGGAYAAVIPLFIDAILQNTPPTLNGDGGQTRDFTFVENCVEANIRAALVTNPEALGQVYNIAVGDRTSLVQMYDILREEAGSDLAPVFGPDRAGDIRDSLADISKANRLLGYQPQVRIREGLKQTLAWFKANQAFIQERN; translated from the coding sequence GTGTACGAAAACCCCTTCCATGAGCAGCCGCTCGACAAGCTGACCTTTCTCGTTACCGGCGGCGCGGGCTTCATCGGCTCCAACATCGTGGAGTATCTGCTGAAATACGGCGTGAAGAAAGTGCGGACGCTGGACAACTATTCCAACGGCTTTCACAAAAATCTGGCGCTGTTTTCAGATGATAACCGCTTGGAAATCATCGAAGGCGATATCCGCGACGCGGCTACCTGCGCCGCTGCCTGCGCAGGCGTGGACGTGGTGCTGCACGAAGCCGCGCTTGGCTCGGTGCCGCGCTCCATTAAGGACCCGGTGCTGACGAATGATGTGAATGTGGGCGGCTTCGTGCAGATGCTGACCGCCGCCAAAGACGCGGGCGTGAAGCGCTTCGTGTACGCGGCCTCGTCGTCGACCTACGGTGACCACCCCGGCCTGCCCAAAGTGGAAGACCGCATCGGCAAGCCGCTCTCGCCCTACGCGGTGACAAAATATGCCAACGAGCTGTATGCTGATGTGTTTGCGAAAACCTACGGCATGGAAATCGTTGGCCTGCGCTACTTTAATATCTTCGGCCCGCGCCAGGACCCCGGCGGAGCCTACGCGGCGGTAATTCCGCTGTTTATCGACGCTATTCTGCAAAATACGCCACCCACGCTGAACGGCGACGGCGGCCAGACTCGCGATTTCACCTTCGTGGAGAACTGCGTGGAGGCCAACATCCGCGCCGCTCTGGTAACGAACCCCGAGGCCCTGGGCCAGGTGTACAACATTGCCGTGGGCGACCGGACTTCGCTGGTGCAGATGTACGACATCCTGCGCGAGGAAGCGGGCTCGGATTTGGCTCCGGTTTTTGGGCCGGACCGCGCCGGGGATATCCGCGACTCTTTGGCCGATATCTCGAAGGCCAACCGGTTGCTGGGCTACCAGCCGCAGGTGCGCATCCGCGAGGGTTTGAAGCAGACGCTGGCGTGGTTCAAGGCCAATCAGGCGTTCATTCAGGAACGTAATTAA
- the rfbB gene encoding dTDP-glucose 4,6-dehydratase, whose product MKILITGGAGFIGSHVVRLFVTKYPEHQIINLDALTYAGNLENLRDIEKAENYRFIKGDISDQSFIDQLFANEEPDSVIHLAAESHVDRSITDPMAFVKTNVIGTVNLLNAARNLWQPGGYDGHVFYHVSTDEVYGSLDFGPEMFTEETSYDPRSPYSASKASSDHFVRAWHHTYGLPIKLSNCSNNYGPNHFPEKLIPLAIHRLRTGQPVPVYGKGENVRDWLFVKDHATAIDAVFHNGKNGETYNIGGVNEWQNLKLIELLCDVVDEKTGQAQGTSRKLIKFVTDRAGHDMRYAIDSSKIMNELGWKPSVTFEQGLAQTVDWYLANEEWLNSVTSGAYQDYNQKQYAGR is encoded by the coding sequence ATGAAAATCCTCATCACTGGCGGCGCCGGCTTTATCGGCTCCCACGTAGTTCGGCTCTTCGTTACGAAATACCCCGAGCACCAGATTATCAACCTCGACGCGCTGACCTACGCCGGCAACCTGGAAAACCTGCGCGACATTGAGAAGGCTGAAAACTACCGCTTCATTAAGGGCGATATTTCTGACCAGTCATTTATCGACCAGCTGTTTGCCAACGAGGAGCCCGATTCCGTGATTCACCTCGCGGCCGAATCGCACGTCGACCGTAGCATTACCGACCCGATGGCGTTTGTGAAAACCAACGTTATCGGCACGGTGAACCTGCTGAACGCGGCCCGCAACCTGTGGCAGCCCGGCGGCTACGATGGCCACGTATTCTACCACGTGAGCACCGATGAGGTGTACGGCTCGCTGGACTTCGGCCCCGAGATGTTCACGGAGGAAACTTCTTACGACCCCCGCTCGCCCTATTCGGCTTCGAAAGCCAGCTCCGACCACTTTGTGCGCGCCTGGCACCACACCTACGGCCTGCCCATCAAGCTCAGCAACTGCTCGAACAACTACGGCCCCAACCACTTCCCCGAGAAGCTGATTCCGTTGGCTATTCACCGCCTGCGCACCGGCCAGCCGGTGCCGGTGTATGGCAAAGGCGAAAACGTGCGCGACTGGCTCTTCGTGAAAGACCACGCCACGGCCATCGACGCGGTGTTCCACAACGGCAAAAATGGCGAAACCTACAATATCGGTGGCGTGAACGAGTGGCAGAACCTCAAGCTCATCGAACTGCTCTGCGACGTGGTAGACGAGAAAACCGGCCAGGCGCAGGGCACTTCGCGCAAGCTCATCAAGTTCGTGACCGACCGCGCCGGCCACGACATGCGCTACGCCATCGACTCCAGCAAAATTATGAACGAGCTGGGTTGGAAGCCGTCCGTGACCTTCGAGCAGGGCCTCGCCCAGACCGTGGACTGGTACCTCGCCAACGAAGAGTGGCTCAACAGCGTAACGAGCGGCGCGTACCAGGACTACAACCAGAAGCAGTACGCGGGGCGCTAG
- the galE gene encoding UDP-glucose 4-epimerase GalE, with translation MKILVTGGAGYIGSHTVVALQQAGYQPVIVDNFSNSEEPALAGIESILGVKVPTYRIDCGDEAALRGVFEAEKDIKGVIHFAAYKAVGESVAKPLAYFQNNVGSLLTLLAVMPDFGVENLVFSSSCTVYGIPDALPVTEATPTKPASSPYGRTKQMCEEIVHDVSAAPTNKLRTILLRYFNPIGAHESAKIGELPLGVPNNLVPYITQTAAGIREKLTINGSDYDTPDGTNVRDYIHVVDLAKAHIVAVQRLLDRKASESVETFNVGTGHGNSVLEVVQAFEQASGQKLNYSIGPRRPGDVPAIYADATKAAQVLGFKTETSLADSLASSWKWQQTLK, from the coding sequence ATGAAGATTCTTGTTACCGGCGGAGCCGGCTACATTGGCTCCCACACGGTAGTTGCCCTTCAGCAGGCCGGCTATCAGCCGGTTATCGTAGATAATTTCAGCAACTCGGAAGAGCCAGCCCTGGCCGGTATCGAGTCAATTCTGGGCGTAAAGGTGCCGACTTACCGCATCGACTGCGGTGATGAAGCTGCGCTGCGTGGCGTGTTTGAGGCCGAGAAGGATATCAAAGGCGTGATTCATTTCGCGGCTTACAAAGCTGTGGGCGAGTCAGTGGCTAAGCCATTGGCCTACTTCCAGAACAACGTGGGCTCGCTGCTGACGCTGCTGGCCGTAATGCCGGACTTTGGGGTCGAGAACCTGGTGTTTTCGTCGTCGTGCACCGTGTATGGCATTCCCGATGCGCTGCCCGTGACCGAGGCCACACCTACCAAGCCGGCCTCGTCGCCCTACGGCCGCACCAAGCAGATGTGCGAGGAAATCGTGCATGATGTGTCGGCGGCCCCGACCAACAAGCTGCGCACCATTCTGCTGCGCTACTTCAATCCCATCGGGGCGCACGAATCCGCCAAAATCGGCGAATTGCCCCTGGGCGTGCCGAATAACCTGGTGCCCTACATCACCCAAACGGCGGCCGGCATCCGCGAGAAGCTGACCATCAATGGCAGCGACTACGACACGCCCGATGGCACTAATGTGCGCGACTACATCCACGTTGTGGATTTGGCCAAGGCGCACATCGTGGCCGTGCAGCGCCTGCTGGACCGCAAAGCCAGTGAGTCCGTCGAAACCTTTAATGTGGGCACCGGGCACGGTAATTCAGTGCTCGAAGTAGTGCAGGCATTCGAACAGGCCAGCGGCCAGAAGTTGAACTACAGCATCGGCCCGCGCCGCCCCGGCGATGTGCCCGCCATCTACGCCGATGCCACCAAGGCCGCGCAGGTGCTGGGCTTCAAAACCGAAACTTCCCTGGCTGATTCCCTGGCCAGTTCCTGGAAGTGGCAGCAAACCCTGAAATAA